A window from Pangasianodon hypophthalmus isolate fPanHyp1 chromosome 4, fPanHyp1.pri, whole genome shotgun sequence encodes these proteins:
- the rps20 gene encoding 40S ribosomal protein S20 — MAFKDTGKAPVEPEVAIHRIRITLTSRNVKSLEKVCADLVRGAKEKSLKVKGPVRMPTKTLRITTRKTPCGEGSKTWDRFQMRIHKRLIDLHSPSEIVKQITSISIEPGVEVEVTIADA, encoded by the exons Atg GCATTCAAAGACACTGGCAAAGCTCCTGTTGAGCCTGAGGTGGCCATCCACCGCATCCGGATCACCCTCACCAGCCGTAACGTCAAGTCTCTTGAAAAAG TGTGTGCTGATCTGGTCCGTGGTGCCAAGGAGAAGAGCCTTAAGGTGAAAGGACCTGTGCGCATGCCCACCAAG ACTCTGCGCATCACCACCCGTAAGACTCCTTGTGGAGAGGGTTCCAAGACCTGGGATAGGTTTCAGATGAGGATCCACAAACGCCTCATTGACCTTCACAGCCCGTCTGAGATTGTCAAGCAGATCACCAGCATCAGCATCGAGCCCGGTGTCGAAGTTGAGGTTACCATCGCAGACGCATAA
- the zgc:56231 gene encoding kinesin-like protein KIF20A — MAATIDLTHEGTVLVAMESTACDPHHTALPELSGLSSITSQNESVDGGEQQLRVFLRVRPFSKEELNNNEDQGCVVFESAETATLHAPKGSATMKCSEKGIGQQVHKFSFTKIFGPESTQAEFFDGTIRSQVQDFLHGKNALVFSYGVTNAGKTHTIQGSPKDPGILPRAIDAVFRHINGRLYEQMDLRPYLNSDVQKLDPDQLRMERSAKTALFSMLKEDSESTRTSRSRSSSSSSVNSLSFSGVSYDQTVDSAEGAVDDVQYVYSLWVAYYEIYNEQVYDLLQPALSNKTKRRAVLRLCEDSAGNSYVRDLRWVNIQTAEEAAKVLRVGNKNRSAAATKMNQSSSRSHSIFSIKLMRIDGADVQGISELSLCDLAGSERCNKTKTFGERLKEAGNINNSLLILGKCIAALRNNQGDRAKNSYIPFRESKLTRLFQGVFCGRGRASMIVNINQCASTYDETLHVMKFSAVAKEVVQVIQPRSLESLAPRLIGRHGKPLLNNGVLDSQAVDGYLSEDELLDGDEEADMSILPQEELLNLVESLRAKLLAERKKNLLQEIQIRREMGDAMMQQIMEIEELHSRQMADLKESYEEKMDSTFEMYKEALKEHAYQCALERLEEEYVPLDEFTAEQDRAKELERRVNELERKQHGSVSVLQQENSTQTDLMQPSTEETDSERFKLLYKEKCAVEQVCAEKQELIVSLEKRINELNETLQEAGESYMEKLAEVQNLQNRLNYQERETEHLQRELTERELELRGVKDDLAKLTRDSVGQSRPKRGLLVNIKESMSSPSSGNLCRTIRKSVRTTTSLRKKPN, encoded by the exons ATGGCAGCAACTATTGACCTGACACATGAAGGCACAGTTTTGGTGGCCATGGAGTCAACAGCGTGTGATCCTCACCACACTGCATTACCAGAACTTTCTGGCCTTTCGTCCATTACTTCACAG AATGAATCTGTTGATGGAGGTGAGCAGCAGCTTCGAGTTTTCCTCAGAGTTCGTCCTTTCAGTAAGGAGGAGCTCAACAACAATGAGGACCAG GGTTGTGTAGTGTTTGAGAGTGCAGAAACTGCTACGCTTCATGCCCCTAAAGGTTCTGCCACTATGAAGTGCAGTGAAAAAGGCATTGGCCAGCAGGTGCACAAGTTCAGCTTCACCAAG ATTTTTGGGCCAGAGTCGACTCAGGCGGAGTTCTTTGATGGAACGATCAGATCGCAAGTTCAGGACTTCCTGCATGGCAAAAATGCACTGGTGTTCAGCTATGGAGTCACCAACGCCGGGAAGACACATACCATACAAG GCTCTCCAAAAGACCCTGGTATTTTGCCACGTGCCATTGACGCAGTGTTCAGGCACATCAATGGGCGGCTGTATGAACAAATGGACCTGAGGCCGTACCTGAACTCAGATGTGCAGAAACTGGACCCTGATCAGCTCAGAATGGAGAGATCCGCCAAGACTGCGCTCTTCAGTATGCTGAAAGAG GACTCAGAGTCCACCAGAACCAGCAGGAGTCGGagctcctcctcttcttccgtcaacagtctctctttctctggagtCTCTTATGATCAGACAG TGGACAGTGCAGAGGGAGCTGTCGACGATGTGCAGTATGTCTACTCGCTGTGGGTTGCTTACTACGAGATCTACAATGAGCAAGTGTATGACCTGTTGCAACCTGCGCTCTCTAACAAGACGAAGAGGCGTGCTGTATTGCGTTTGTGTGAGGACAGTGCTGGAAATTCCTACGTTAGAG ATCTGAGGTGGGTTAATATACAGACTGCAGAAGAGGCGGCTAAAGTTTTACGCGTAGGGAATAAGAATCGCAGTGCTGCCGCCACCAAAATGAACCAGTCGTCCAGTAGAAG CCACAGCATCTTTTCCATCAAGCTGATGCGCATTGATGGAGCTGATGTCCAGGGAATATCGGA GCTTTCTCTGTGTGACCTGGCTGGTTCAGAGCGATGCAACAAGACGAAAACTTTTGGGGAGCGTCTGAAGGAGGCTGGAAACATCAACAATTCCCTGCTGATTCTCGGAAAGTGCATTGCAGCGCTCCGCAACAACCAAGGTGACAG GGCAAAGAACAGCTACATTCCTTTTCGTGAAAGCAAGCTGACCCGCCTCTTCCAGGGAGTGTTTTGTGGTCGTGGTAGGGCCTCCATGATTGTGAACATCAATCAGTGTGCTTCAACTTATGATGAGACACTCCATGTCATGAAATTCTCTGCTGTGGCCAAAGAG GTGGTTCAGGTGATCCAACCTCGCTCGCTTGAGTCTCTAGCACCACGCTTGATTGGTCGACATGGAAAACCTTTGCTAAACAATGGGGTGCTGGACAGCCAGGCAGTGGATGGCTACCTATCAGAGGACGAGCTGTTGGATGGTGATGAAGAGGCAGATATGTCAATATTACCCCAGGAG GAACTGTTGAATTTGGTGGAGAGTCTTCGAGCAAAGCTATTGGCTGAGCGTAAGAAAAATCTGCTGCAGGAGATTCAGATCCGCAGAGAGATGGGTGATGCCATGATGCAGCAAATCATGGAGATCGAAGAACTTCACAG TCGTCAGATGGCAGATCTGAAGGAGAGTTATGAAGAGAAAATGGACAGCACGTTTGAGATGTATAAAGAGGCGCTGAAGGAGCACGCCTACCAGTGTGCCCTGGAGCGGCTAGAAGAAGAATATGTCCCACTAGATGAGTTCACCGCTGAGCAGGACCGAGCCAAG GAGCTTGAGAGGCGTGTGAATGAATTGGAACGGAAGCAACATGGTTCTGTGTCGGTTCTTCAGCAGGAAAACTCAACACAGACTGACCTGATGCAACCAAGCACAGAGGAGACTG ATTCTGAGCGGTTCAAGCTTCTCTACAAGGAGAAATGTGCTGTGGAACAGGTGTGCGCAGAAAAACAAGAG TTGATTGTATCACTTGAGAAACGGATCAACGAGTTGAACGAGACTCTGCAAGAAGCTGGAGAGAGCTACATGGAGAAACTTGCTGAGGTTCAAAATTTACAGAATAGGCTCAACTATCAG GAGCGAGAAACTGAGCATTTGCAGAGGGAGCTCACTGAAAGAGAGCTGGAGCTGCGGGGTGTGAAGGACGACCTGGCCAAGCTAACCCGTGACTCTGTAGGACAATCACGCCCGAAGCGGGGACTGCTGGTGAACATCAAAGAGTCTATGTCATCCCCATCCTCAGGAAATCTCTGCCGCACAATCAGAAAGTCAGTCCGCACTACAACATCCTTGAGGAAAAAGCCCAACTGA
- the LOC113540120 gene encoding tyrosine-protein kinase Lyn, which translates to MGCLSSREKGGGVEQRPKPQPPEVKRYATDRTQNSSSLLPGQVLQNGDAVSTDSKIVIALFSYEAENKNELSFKKGEKLVILDENGEWWKAKSLSSSKVGLIPSNYIKLEESMDNKDWYFKNISRIAAERDLLAPANKPGAFLIRQSETTAGSYSMSVRDVGPNGSAVVKHYKIRLLEDGGFYISPRITFKTLDDLIAYYQKQASGLCQRLGKPCVKPKNAVQWDEDAWEIAKESLHMMKRLGAGQFGEVWLATYNNTTKVAVKTLKPGSMSVEAFLQEANLMKTLRHDRLVRLYAVVTKSQPLYIITEFMANGSLLDFLKSPPGRKIRLPKLIDFGAQIAEGMAYIEKKNYIHRDLRAANVLVSESLLCKIADFGLARVIEDNEYSAREGAKFPIKWTAPEAINYGSFTIKSDMWSFGILLYEIVTYGKIPYTGLSNSEVMARVQRGYRMQCPDNCPSELYEIMISCWKAKPEERPTFDYMQSVLEDYYTATEGQYQSQP; encoded by the exons ATGGGATGTTTGAGTTCTAGGGAAAAGGGTGGTGGTGTGGAACAAAGGCCAAAACCCCAACCCCCAGAAGTCAAAAGATACGCCACAGACCGAACTCAG AATTCATCATCACTGTTGCCTGGGCAGGTTCTGCAGAATGGGGATG CTGTATCCACAGACAGCAAGATTGTGATTGCATTATTCTCATACGAAGCCGAGAATAAGAATGAGCTAAGTTTCAAAAAAGGAGAGAAGCTCGTAATATTGGATGA GAATGGCGAGTGGTGGAAAGCAAAGTCACTTTCCTCTAGCAAAGTAGGATTAATACCTTCCAATTACATAAAGCTAGAAGAGAGCATGGACAACAAAGA ctGGTACTTTAAGAACATCAGTAGAATAGCAGCTGAGAGAGACCTACTGGCTCCTGCCAATAAACCAGGTGCCTTCCTCATACGCCAGAGTGAGACAACCGCAG GAAGTTATTCCATGTCAGTGAGAGACGTGGGTCCTAATGGCTCAGCTGTGGTAAAGCATTATAAGATTCGCCTATTGGAAGATGGAGGATTTTACATCTCTCCAAGAATCACCTTCAAAACATTAGATGACCTCATTGCGTACTATCAGA AGCAGGCCAGTGGTTTATGTCAGCGATTAGGCAAACCATGTGTAAAACCTAAAAATGCAGTCCAGTGGGATGAAGATGCTTGGGAAATTGCCAAAGAATCTCTTCATATGATGAAGAGGCTTGGAGCTGGTCAGTTTGGTGAGGTCTGGTtag caaCATATAACAACACTACTAAAGTAGCAGTGAAGACCCTGAAGCCAGGCAGCATGTCAGTTGAAGCATTTCTGCAGGAGGCTAATTTGATGAAAACTCTACGGCATGACCGCCTTGTCCGCCTTTACGCCGTGGTCACCAAATCACAGCCCCTCTACATCATCACTGAATTCATGGCTAATG GGAGCTTGTTGGACTTTCTGAAAAGTCCACCAGGCAGAAAAATACGGCTGCCTAAACTGATTGACTTTGGAGCTCAA ATTGCAGAAGGCATGGCGTACATCGAAAAGAAGAACTACATTCACAGAGACTTAAGAGCTGCAAACGTCCTCGTCAGTGAAAGCCTGCTCTGCAAGATTGCTGACTTTGGCCTGGCTAGGGTCATTGAGGACAATGAATATTCAGCCAGAGAAG GTGCTAAATTCCCCATTAAGTGGACTGCACCAGAAGCTATAAACTATGGTTCGTTCACTATCAAATCAGATATGTGGTCATTTGGCATCCTTCTCTATGAGATCGTCACCTATGGGAAAATCCCCTACACAG GTCTAAGCAACAGTGAAGTGATGGCACGAGTGCAGCGCGGGTATCGCATGCAGTGTCCTGATAACTGCCCATCTGAACTGTACGAGATCATGATTTCATGCTGGAAGGCCAAACCAGAGGAGCGGCCCACCTTTGACTACATGCAGAGTGTGCTGGAGGACTATTATACAGCCACAGAGGGCCAGTACCAGAGCCAGCCATGA